A stretch of the Candidatus Methylopumilus planktonicus genome encodes the following:
- a CDS encoding MlaC/ttg2D family ABC transporter substrate-binding protein, producing MKKFLLVILSLMMSMSIFAAEAPDVFVKKIANEVFEILKTDKDLRSGNKEKAYKITEEKILPYFNFDRISKLVLGKAYPSATKEEQEAFKKEFRTMLVKTYGSALLRFKDQTLNYKPARFEPTDEEVLIKTEVLQPGAPPLPIDYMLEKDGNSWKVFDIIIEGVSLVTNYRGQFGNEIRQNGIASLITKLAEKNANYDKTANK from the coding sequence ATGAAAAAGTTTTTATTAGTGATTTTAAGTTTAATGATGTCAATGAGTATATTTGCTGCAGAGGCGCCTGATGTTTTTGTTAAAAAAATAGCCAATGAAGTTTTTGAAATTTTAAAAACGGATAAAGATTTAAGATCTGGCAATAAAGAAAAAGCTTATAAAATTACTGAAGAGAAGATATTACCTTATTTTAATTTTGATCGTATTTCTAAGCTTGTATTAGGTAAAGCCTATCCATCAGCAACAAAAGAAGAGCAAGAAGCCTTTAAAAAAGAATTTAGAACGATGCTTGTAAAAACTTATGGCAGCGCATTATTAAGATTTAAAGATCAGACGCTTAACTATAAGCCAGCGAGATTCGAACCGACAGACGAAGAGGTGTTAATCAAGACAGAGGTACTGCAGCCAGGCGCCCCTCCTTTGCCTATTGATTATATGCTTGAAAAAGATGGTAATTCATGGAAAGTTTTTGACATTATTATTGAAGGTGTGAGCTTAGTAACAAATTATCGCGGTCAATTTGGTAATGAAATTAGACAAAATGGCATAGCTTCTCTTATTACAAAACTTGCCGAGAAGAATGCTAATTATGATAAGACCGCTAATAAATGA
- a CDS encoding STAS domain-containing protein, translating to MINFNKSQWNLSGDLTIEKIPTIIELIKKQKTDKKTIIDFSKVTSIDTSTLSLIFELQREAKKNQSHFTFKNLPKNLNSLAKLYGVEDLISSLH from the coding sequence ATGATCAACTTTAATAAAAGTCAATGGAATTTAAGTGGCGATCTTACAATTGAAAAAATACCTACTATTATTGAGTTAATTAAAAAACAAAAAACAGATAAAAAAACGATAATTGATTTTTCAAAAGTGACTTCAATTGACACTTCAACCTTAAGTTTAATTTTTGAATTACAACGAGAGGCTAAAAAAAATCAATCACATTTTACTTTCAAGAATTTACCAAAGAATTTAAACAGTCTTGCTAAATTATACGGAGTGGAAGATCTCATATCTTCCCTCCATTAA
- a CDS encoding ABC transporter ATP-binding protein, producing MKKVIIFNKVKKNFGKLEALKGIDLVIEEGEFFALLGPNGAGKSTLINILAGLAKPSSGSIKVMGHDVIQDYQNARRSLGVVPQELVFDPFFNVREMLRFQAGYFGKGRENDDWIDEVIEGLDLQEKANTNMRMLSGGMKRRALIAQALVHKPPVIVLDEPTAGVDVELRKRLWQFIKKLNQKGHTIVLTTHYLEEAETLCSRVAMMDQGKVVALDKTRNLLKRFSAKNLNLRLDLKNKKIPVSVQKFIQSSDHSFITFLLEEIAEVEFIMSELKKSKIKILDMELTNSDLEKVFLKLTGSKR from the coding sequence ATGAAAAAAGTCATTATATTTAATAAGGTTAAAAAGAACTTCGGTAAGTTAGAGGCTCTCAAAGGTATCGATTTAGTTATTGAAGAAGGCGAATTTTTTGCGTTGCTGGGGCCAAATGGTGCCGGCAAATCAACGCTCATTAATATTCTGGCAGGTCTCGCAAAACCATCTTCAGGTTCAATCAAAGTAATGGGGCATGACGTCATTCAAGACTATCAAAATGCGAGAAGATCGCTTGGTGTCGTGCCTCAAGAATTAGTATTTGACCCTTTTTTTAATGTACGTGAAATGCTGAGATTTCAAGCTGGCTATTTTGGTAAGGGTCGAGAAAATGATGACTGGATCGATGAGGTAATAGAAGGGCTTGATCTTCAAGAAAAGGCTAATACAAATATGAGAATGCTTTCTGGTGGCATGAAAAGGAGAGCTTTAATTGCGCAAGCACTTGTGCATAAACCCCCTGTCATTGTCTTAGATGAGCCCACCGCAGGTGTAGACGTAGAGCTTAGAAAAAGGTTATGGCAGTTTATTAAAAAACTGAATCAAAAAGGTCACACTATTGTTCTGACTACACATTATTTAGAAGAGGCTGAGACGTTATGCAGCCGAGTAGCGATGATGGACCAAGGCAAAGTAGTTGCGTTGGATAAAACGAGAAATTTATTAAAGCGCTTTTCAGCAAAAAATTTAAATTTACGTTTAGATCTCAAGAATAAAAAAATCCCAGTAAGCGTTCAAAAGTTCATACAGTCGTCAGATCACAGTTTCATAACTTTCTTACTTGAAGAAATAGCAGAAGTAGAATTTATTATGAGTGAATTAAAAAAATCAAAGATTAAAATATTGGATATGGAGCTTACTAATTCAGATTTAGAAAAAGTCTTCTTGAAACTTACTGGAAGTAAAAGATGA
- a CDS encoding ABC transporter permease, with protein MINFKNEFLGTWTLLKKELLRFWRVVFQTVAAPVITAVLYLLIFSHVLADHVKVYDNVEYTAFLIPGLIMMSLLQNSFANSSSSLIQSKVMGNIVFILLTPITYLQFFLAFLIASIVRGIFVGVCIYVFALLYVDLPMLHPWIIFGFAMLGGALLGTFGIITGIWAHRFDQMAVFQNFVIMPLSFLSGVFYSIHSLPPFWQKLSQLNPFFYMIDGFRYGFFGQSDVAPLLSFSIVTFFFIVLASITLGMLKSGYKLRS; from the coding sequence ATGATCAATTTTAAAAATGAATTTTTGGGGACGTGGACACTTCTCAAAAAAGAACTATTAAGATTTTGGCGGGTAGTTTTTCAGACAGTGGCAGCCCCAGTTATTACTGCAGTTCTTTACCTACTTATTTTCTCTCACGTCTTAGCAGATCATGTAAAAGTTTACGATAATGTTGAGTACACTGCGTTTCTTATTCCAGGATTGATTATGATGTCTTTATTGCAAAATTCCTTTGCAAATAGCTCATCAAGTCTTATTCAGTCGAAAGTCATGGGGAATATTGTATTTATTTTATTAACACCTATCACCTATCTTCAATTTTTCTTAGCCTTCTTAATAGCCTCAATTGTGAGGGGTATTTTCGTAGGCGTTTGTATTTACGTATTTGCTCTTTTATATGTAGATTTACCTATGTTGCACCCGTGGATTATTTTTGGATTCGCAATGCTTGGGGGTGCTTTACTCGGAACATTTGGCATCATTACAGGTATATGGGCGCATCGTTTTGACCAGATGGCAGTTTTCCAAAATTTTGTGATCATGCCATTATCCTTTTTATCGGGGGTCTTTTATTCAATTCATTCCTTGCCACCTTTTTGGCAAAAGTTATCCCAGCTTAATCCTTTCTTTTATATGATTGATGGTTTCCGATACGGTTTTTTTGGGCAATCCGACGTTGCTCCATTGTTAAGTTTTTCAATCGTAACCTTCTTTTTCATTGTGTTAGCTTCCATTACCTTAGGAATGTTAAAATCCGGCTATAAATTAAGAAGTTAA
- a CDS encoding BolA family protein — MTADDIKQSIIVKLECEFIEILGEDGTHFEGTIVSRLFEGLNRVKQHQMVFNALGDKMKSDIHALSMKTYTLNEWNQLKT, encoded by the coding sequence ATGACCGCTGACGATATTAAACAATCGATTATTGTAAAACTTGAGTGTGAGTTTATTGAAATTTTAGGTGAGGATGGCACTCATTTTGAAGGCACGATTGTGAGTCGATTATTTGAAGGATTAAATCGCGTTAAACAACACCAAATGGTATTTAATGCTTTAGGCGATAAGATGAAAAGTGACATTCATGCTTTATCTATGAAGACCTATACATTAAATGAATGGAATCAATTAAAAACGTAA
- the grxD gene encoding Grx4 family monothiol glutaredoxin yields the protein MSAQDKIQKTINEHNVVLYMKGSPKFPQCGFSSLATQILDACDTDFHAVDVLQDPEIREGIKVFANWPTIPQLYIHGEFIGGADIIKEMYETGELLKLLKANS from the coding sequence ATGAGTGCGCAAGATAAGATACAAAAAACGATTAATGAACATAATGTAGTTTTATACATGAAAGGAAGTCCCAAATTTCCTCAGTGTGGGTTTTCAAGCCTAGCAACTCAAATTTTAGATGCTTGTGATACTGATTTTCATGCCGTTGATGTATTGCAAGACCCGGAAATCAGAGAAGGCATCAAAGTGTTTGCTAATTGGCCAACTATTCCACAGCTTTATATTCATGGGGAATTTATTGGCGGTGCTGACATTATTAAAGAGATGTATGAAACTGGAGAATTATTAAAGCTATTAAAGGCTAATTCATAA
- the murA gene encoding UDP-N-acetylglucosamine 1-carboxyvinyltransferase, with translation MDKLVIQGQSPLHGELEISGAKNAALPILIASLLTEDTLSLTHVPHLQDVNTAKSLLKYMGVDIQVENDKTELTAKEITNKNAPYERVKTMRASILVLGPLLARFGEARVSLPGGCAIGSRPVDIHIKGLQAMGAKIDIHNGYIEASTKHLLKSKLQGCKFYMDIVTVTGTENLMMAASLAEGVTILENAAKEPEVVDLGQCLNKMGAKIKGLGTDVITIEGVDSLHKANHDVIFDRIEAGTYLAAVAMTGGDVILKNVQHKYLDAITLKLIETGVKIESHENSIRIKSDGKLKAVSLRTAPYPAFPTDMQAQMMALNTIAEGVSEVTETIFENRFMHVQELIRMGAQIDIRGNTAIIRGKEYLEGASVMATDLRASASLVIASLAARGQTTIERIYHLDRGYEKLEDKFNQLGANIKRIH, from the coding sequence TTGGATAAGTTAGTTATTCAAGGACAGTCCCCTCTTCATGGCGAGCTTGAAATATCAGGCGCAAAAAACGCAGCCTTACCTATACTTATTGCATCCCTTCTTACTGAAGACACATTATCGTTAACACATGTACCTCATCTTCAAGACGTTAATACAGCTAAGTCTTTACTTAAATATATGGGCGTTGATATCCAGGTTGAAAACGACAAAACTGAATTAACTGCAAAAGAAATTACTAATAAAAATGCACCTTATGAGCGAGTTAAAACAATGCGCGCTTCTATTCTTGTTTTAGGCCCTTTGCTTGCAAGATTTGGTGAAGCTCGAGTTTCATTGCCGGGAGGTTGTGCCATTGGATCTAGGCCTGTTGATATCCATATCAAAGGGCTTCAGGCAATGGGCGCAAAAATAGATATTCATAATGGCTATATTGAGGCTTCGACAAAACATTTACTAAAATCGAAGTTACAAGGCTGTAAATTTTATATGGATATTGTTACTGTTACAGGTACCGAGAATTTAATGATGGCTGCCTCATTGGCTGAAGGGGTCACTATTTTAGAGAATGCTGCTAAGGAACCTGAAGTTGTAGATCTTGGGCAATGCTTAAATAAAATGGGTGCAAAGATTAAAGGTCTAGGGACTGACGTGATTACAATTGAAGGTGTCGACTCTCTTCATAAAGCAAATCATGACGTGATATTTGATAGAATTGAAGCAGGCACATATTTAGCAGCCGTTGCAATGACGGGCGGTGACGTAATTTTAAAAAATGTACAGCATAAATACTTAGATGCAATTACGCTAAAATTGATAGAAACCGGCGTTAAAATTGAATCACATGAAAATTCAATACGTATTAAAAGCGATGGAAAATTGAAGGCGGTAAGCTTAAGAACTGCGCCTTACCCTGCCTTTCCTACGGATATGCAAGCACAAATGATGGCATTAAATACTATTGCAGAAGGTGTATCAGAAGTCACCGAAACTATATTTGAAAATCGTTTTATGCATGTACAAGAGCTTATTCGCATGGGGGCACAAATCGACATTAGAGGAAATACGGCAATCATCCGAGGCAAGGAATATTTAGAGGGAGCTTCAGTAATGGCAACAGATCTAAGGGCCTCCGCAAGCCTTGTTATTGCAAGTTTGGCAGCAAGAGGACAAACTACGATTGAGCGTATTTATCATCTGGATCGTGGGTATGAAAAATTAGAGGATAAATTCAATCAACTAGGCGCCAATATTAAACGGATTCATTAA
- the hisG gene encoding ATP phosphoribosyltransferase — MKITIALSKGRIFEQTIPLLERIGITCNENPETSRKLILDTNQKDIKLIIVRATDVPTYVEYGAADIGITGKDILDEYMGEGLYQPIDLNIGRCKMMVAAKQDFDYAGAIKKGVRLKVATKYVKTAKEHFAKKGMHIDLIKLYGSMELAPLVGLADVIVDLVSTGKTLKANNLVAVEDICDISSRLIINQASLKLKRELLQPILRQFESALKA, encoded by the coding sequence ATGAAAATTACAATTGCTTTATCTAAAGGAAGAATATTTGAACAAACTATCCCTCTTCTAGAGAGGATAGGGATTACTTGTAATGAGAATCCTGAAACGTCAAGAAAACTTATTTTAGATACCAATCAAAAAGATATAAAACTTATTATTGTAAGAGCGACAGATGTGCCAACTTATGTTGAATATGGTGCAGCTGATATTGGCATTACTGGCAAAGATATTCTTGATGAGTATATGGGCGAAGGACTTTACCAGCCCATTGATCTTAATATTGGACGTTGCAAAATGATGGTTGCAGCTAAACAAGATTTTGATTATGCAGGCGCTATTAAAAAAGGTGTGCGTTTAAAGGTGGCAACAAAATATGTAAAAACGGCCAAAGAGCACTTCGCAAAAAAAGGTATGCATATCGATTTGATTAAACTATATGGCTCAATGGAGCTAGCCCCCCTTGTAGGGCTTGCAGATGTCATTGTAGATTTGGTGAGTACAGGAAAGACATTAAAAGCTAATAATCTTGTTGCTGTTGAAGACATTTGTGATATCAGTTCTCGACTCATCATTAACCAAGCATCTTTAAAATTAAAAAGAGAGCTTTTACAGCCAATTCTTCGACAGTTTGAAAGTGCTCTCAAAGCATAA
- the hisD gene encoding histidinol dehydrogenase, translating to MIQIKKLNTEDANFKDQLNKLIFFEAEDNIQIEKTVAEILSDVKKRGDQAVIEYTKKFDHVDFSRMEEFEISKEELNLALENLPVLSREALEEAAKRVFDYHKKQLISSWSFTEDDETLLGQKVTSLDRVGLYVPGGKAAYPSSVLMNAIPAKVAGVQEIIMVVPSPRGERNQLVLAAAALVKVDRVFAIGGAQAIGALAYGTQTIPQVDKIVGPGNAYVAEAKRRVFGVVGIDMIAGPSEILIIADEKSNPDWIAMDLFSQAEHDELAQSILISPSADFLTQVQESINKLIGSMPRKNIIETSLTNRGAMIKVKTLEEAAEISNFISPEHLELSVEDPDTLVNSIKHAGAIFMGRNTCEAVGDYCAGPNHVLPTSRTARFSSPLGVYDFQKRSSLIKLSNQGARMLGKIASVLANGEGLQAHAKSAEYRIDNE from the coding sequence ATGATTCAAATTAAAAAATTAAATACAGAAGATGCAAACTTTAAGGATCAGTTAAATAAGCTCATTTTCTTTGAAGCTGAAGATAATATTCAAATCGAAAAAACTGTCGCAGAAATTTTGAGTGATGTGAAAAAAAGAGGCGACCAAGCTGTGATTGAATATACTAAAAAATTTGATCATGTAGATTTTTCGCGCATGGAAGAGTTTGAAATTTCCAAAGAAGAATTAAATTTAGCTTTAGAAAATTTACCCGTATTGTCTAGAGAGGCTCTTGAGGAAGCTGCTAAGAGAGTTTTTGATTATCACAAAAAACAGTTAATCAGTTCTTGGAGCTTCACTGAAGATGATGAGACGTTACTTGGTCAAAAAGTTACATCATTAGATCGTGTAGGTTTATATGTTCCTGGAGGAAAAGCTGCATACCCTTCATCAGTATTAATGAATGCAATTCCAGCAAAAGTTGCAGGGGTTCAGGAAATTATTATGGTAGTTCCGTCACCTCGCGGAGAAAGAAACCAATTAGTATTAGCAGCTGCAGCTCTTGTTAAAGTTGATCGTGTATTTGCAATTGGTGGCGCTCAAGCAATAGGCGCTCTTGCCTATGGTACCCAAACAATTCCCCAAGTCGACAAAATTGTAGGACCAGGCAATGCTTATGTTGCAGAGGCTAAAAGAAGAGTATTTGGTGTGGTTGGTATTGATATGATTGCAGGGCCTTCTGAAATACTAATTATTGCAGATGAAAAATCTAATCCAGATTGGATTGCTATGGATTTATTTTCTCAAGCAGAACATGATGAGCTTGCACAATCAATTTTAATTAGCCCAAGCGCGGACTTTTTAACCCAGGTTCAAGAAAGTATTAATAAATTGATTGGAAGCATGCCAAGAAAAAATATTATTGAAACTTCTTTAACAAATAGAGGTGCAATGATCAAAGTAAAAACATTAGAAGAAGCTGCAGAGATTTCAAATTTTATTTCACCCGAACATTTAGAGCTCTCAGTAGAAGATCCAGATACCCTCGTTAATAGTATTAAACATGCCGGTGCTATTTTTATGGGAAGAAATACATGTGAAGCTGTAGGCGACTATTGTGCTGGACCAAATCATGTTCTACCTACATCAAGAACAGCAAGATTTTCTTCTCCACTTGGTGTTTATGATTTTCAAAAACGTTCAAGCCTAATTAAATTATCTAATCAAGGTGCTCGTATGCTTGGAAAAATTGCTTCAGTCTTGGCGAATGGTGAAGGACTTCAGGCACACGCAAAATCTGCAGAATATCGTATAGATAATGAGTAA
- the hisC gene encoding histidinol-phosphate transaminase, translating to MSKFWSKVVHGLTPYIPGEQPKIHSLVKLNTNENPYGPSPKVIAAIKQFADDTLKLYPDPNSEALKKSIADYFKVKANNVFVGNGSDEVLAMAFQALLKHNAPILFPDITYSFYPVYCKLYDIDFKVIPVNSSFEIALNDYLIPNGGIVFPNPNAPTGIPLTSNQIETFLKKNNDSVVIVDEAYVDFGTESVIHLTEKYNNLLVTHSFSKSRSLAGLRLGYAIGHRDLIEALMRVKDSFNSYPIDRLGLIAGIESFKDDSYFKNTCQKVIHTKINFVEKLTGLNFSVLPSGANFVFAKHAAVEGKIIVSKLRDQGIVVRRFDNPIRISSYVRFTIGSDEEMDSLFKALKLILSA from the coding sequence ATGAGTAAATTTTGGAGCAAGGTTGTCCACGGCTTAACACCATATATTCCTGGCGAGCAACCTAAAATTCATAGTCTTGTTAAGTTAAATACGAACGAGAATCCTTATGGGCCGAGTCCAAAGGTTATTGCTGCAATTAAACAGTTTGCGGATGATACTTTAAAGCTTTACCCAGACCCAAATTCAGAAGCGCTTAAAAAATCAATTGCTGATTATTTTAAAGTAAAGGCTAACAATGTTTTTGTGGGTAATGGTTCGGATGAAGTTTTAGCCATGGCTTTTCAGGCGCTTTTAAAACATAACGCACCTATTTTATTTCCTGACATTACTTATAGTTTTTACCCCGTATACTGCAAGCTTTATGACATTGACTTCAAGGTCATACCTGTTAATAGTTCGTTTGAGATTGCATTGAATGATTATTTAATACCTAATGGAGGTATTGTTTTTCCAAATCCAAATGCACCTACTGGTATTCCTCTTACTTCAAACCAAATTGAAACTTTCCTTAAAAAAAATAATGACTCTGTAGTTATTGTAGATGAAGCTTATGTCGATTTTGGGACAGAGTCTGTTATTCACCTTACAGAAAAATATAATAATTTATTGGTTACACATTCTTTTTCTAAATCGAGATCATTGGCAGGATTAAGACTTGGTTATGCTATAGGGCATAGAGATCTAATTGAAGCATTGATGAGAGTGAAAGATAGTTTTAACTCTTATCCAATAGACCGATTAGGATTAATTGCAGGTATTGAATCCTTCAAAGATGATTCATATTTTAAAAATACTTGCCAAAAGGTTATTCATACGAAAATAAATTTTGTAGAGAAATTGACTGGCCTTAATTTTTCAGTACTTCCTTCAGGTGCTAATTTTGTTTTCGCTAAGCATGCTGCTGTAGAAGGAAAAATAATCGTAAGTAAACTAAGAGATCAAGGAATTGTGGTAAGGCGTTTTGATAATCCGATACGAATTTCCTCTTACGTTCGATTCACAATTGGTTCTGATGAGGAAATGGATTCATTATTTAAAGCCTTAAAACTTATCCTAAGCGCATGA
- the hisB gene encoding imidazoleglycerol-phosphate dehydratase HisB yields the protein MTRSASVSRNTNETKIEVSINLDGQGSAKLNTGIGFLDHMLDQVARHGMFDLEVTAKGDLHIDAHHTVEDVGIVLGQAFSKAIGDKKGITRYGTAIIPLDEALSRVVLDISGRPGLMFDVEFKRAVIGEFDVDLIHEFFQGFVNHANITMHIDNLKGDNSHHQAETIYKAFGRALKMAVCIDPKISGITPSTKGSL from the coding sequence ATGACAAGATCAGCATCCGTTTCAAGAAATACAAACGAAACTAAAATTGAGGTAAGTATTAATCTTGATGGTCAGGGGAGTGCAAAACTCAATACTGGCATTGGTTTCTTGGATCATATGTTAGACCAAGTGGCGCGTCACGGTATGTTCGACTTAGAAGTCACAGCAAAGGGCGATCTTCATATCGATGCACATCATACTGTTGAAGATGTTGGTATAGTCCTCGGACAGGCTTTCAGTAAAGCAATCGGAGATAAAAAAGGCATTACCAGATATGGGACAGCCATTATTCCGCTAGATGAGGCATTATCTAGAGTTGTGCTTGATATCTCAGGCAGGCCTGGACTAATGTTTGATGTCGAATTCAAAAGGGCAGTTATAGGTGAATTTGATGTTGATTTAATACACGAATTTTTTCAAGGATTCGTAAATCATGCAAATATCACCATGCACATCGACAATCTTAAAGGCGATAACTCACATCACCAGGCAGAAACTATATATAAGGCATTTGGAAGAGCCCTTAAAATGGCCGTTTGTATTGATCCAAAAATTTCTGGCATAACCCCCTCAACCAAAGGTAGTCTATAA
- the hisH gene encoding imidazole glycerol phosphate synthase subunit HisH, whose product MIAIIDYGMGNLKSVFNAFKQVSPEADIKVTSNPADIKKAHHVVFPGQGAMPDCIRELDERNLRSSVIDAAKTKPFLGICIGLQMLFDTSEEGNTDGLGLLSGTIKRFNNENTADESGHKLKIPHMGWNEVSQTNDHPLWKNISNNDRFYFVHSYYLESKDKNIVSAETLYAQKFCCAIAKENIFAVQFHPEKSSTAGLQLIKNFVQWAV is encoded by the coding sequence ATGATCGCAATCATTGATTATGGAATGGGAAATTTAAAGTCAGTATTTAATGCCTTTAAACAAGTCTCACCCGAAGCTGATATTAAAGTCACAAGCAATCCTGCTGACATTAAAAAAGCACATCATGTCGTTTTCCCAGGTCAAGGTGCTATGCCTGACTGCATAAGAGAGCTTGATGAAAGAAATTTAAGATCCTCTGTGATAGATGCGGCAAAAACAAAACCTTTTTTAGGAATATGTATTGGTTTGCAGATGCTATTTGATACAAGCGAAGAAGGTAATACGGATGGCTTAGGATTGTTGAGCGGCACTATTAAACGATTTAATAATGAAAATACAGCGGACGAAAGCGGCCATAAGTTAAAAATTCCGCATATGGGGTGGAATGAAGTGTCACAAACAAATGATCATCCTTTATGGAAAAACATTAGTAATAACGATCGATTTTATTTTGTTCATAGTTATTATTTAGAGTCTAAAGATAAAAATATCGTGTCAGCTGAAACTTTATATGCACAAAAATTTTGTTGTGCTATTGCTAAAGAAAATATTTTTGCGGTGCAATTTCATCCAGAAAAAAGTTCTACTGCTGGCTTACAGCTTATAAAAAACTTTGTTCAATGGGCGGTATAG
- the hisA gene encoding 1-(5-phosphoribosyl)-5-[(5-phosphoribosylamino)methylideneamino]imidazole-4-carboxamide isomerase produces MLIIPAIDLKDGKCVRLKQGLMEESTIFSENPGEVAKQWTDLGARRLHLVDLNGAFAGKPVNESAIKAIVKEVDGAIPIQLGGGIRNLDTVEKYLNSGVDYIIIGTAAVKNPGFLHEACYAFPGQIIVGLDAKEGEVAIDGWAKLTGHNVIELAKKFEGYGVEGIIYTDIGRDGMLNGLNIEATEKLAEALTIPVIASGGVTNLEDIRNLSSIAYSGVIGAITGRAIYEGTLDFKAAQALADELIK; encoded by the coding sequence ATGTTAATCATTCCAGCAATTGATCTAAAAGATGGTAAGTGCGTTAGGCTTAAGCAAGGCTTAATGGAAGAATCAACTATCTTTTCAGAAAACCCTGGGGAAGTAGCAAAACAATGGACAGACCTGGGTGCTAGAAGATTGCATCTGGTTGATCTAAATGGCGCTTTTGCAGGCAAGCCAGTGAATGAATCGGCGATTAAAGCAATTGTAAAAGAAGTTGATGGCGCGATTCCAATTCAATTAGGTGGTGGTATTCGTAATCTCGATACAGTAGAAAAATACCTTAATAGCGGCGTTGACTACATCATTATAGGAACAGCTGCGGTTAAAAATCCTGGCTTCCTGCATGAAGCATGTTATGCATTTCCTGGACAAATTATTGTGGGTCTTGATGCAAAGGAAGGGGAAGTGGCTATTGATGGGTGGGCTAAATTAACTGGACACAATGTAATTGAACTTGCAAAAAAATTTGAAGGATATGGTGTTGAAGGAATCATCTATACAGATATTGGACGTGATGGGATGTTAAATGGATTAAATATTGAGGCGACCGAAAAATTAGCTGAGGCGCTAACCATCCCTGTCATTGCTAGTGGTGGGGTGACCAATCTAGAAGACATTAGAAACTTATCTTCAATTGCTTATTCGGGGGTCATTGGAGCAATTACAGGCAGAGCCATATACGAGGGCACGCTTGATTTTAAGGCAGCACAAGCACTCGCAGATGAGCTTATTAAATAA
- the hisF gene encoding imidazole glycerol phosphate synthase subunit HisF, whose protein sequence is MSLAKRIIPCLDVTDGRVVKGINFLELQDAGDPVEVAKKYNEQGADELTFLDITASSDNRGLILHIIENVAKEVFIPLTVGGGVRTLKDVRNLLNAGADKVSINTSAIVNPDIVYQTSSRFGSQCIVVAIDAKLTDQGGKSFWQVFTHGGRNATGLDAIEWAAKMASLGAGELLITSMDRDGTKKGFDLELIKSISDKVDVPIIASGGVGDLQHLVDGIKIGGADAVLAASIFHFGEYTIDEAKAFMKSNHIEIRQ, encoded by the coding sequence ATGTCGCTTGCCAAAAGAATTATTCCTTGTCTGGATGTGACTGATGGCAGAGTAGTTAAAGGTATTAATTTCCTTGAGTTACAGGATGCAGGGGACCCTGTGGAAGTTGCAAAAAAATATAATGAACAGGGCGCTGATGAATTAACTTTTTTAGATATCACAGCAAGTTCAGATAATAGAGGTTTAATACTCCATATTATTGAAAACGTTGCAAAAGAAGTTTTTATCCCCCTCACTGTAGGCGGCGGTGTTCGAACTCTAAAAGATGTAAGAAATTTACTCAATGCAGGTGCTGACAAAGTCAGTATTAATACGTCAGCAATTGTTAATCCAGATATTGTTTATCAAACTTCATCCCGTTTTGGTTCCCAGTGTATTGTTGTTGCAATAGATGCAAAGTTAACAGATCAAGGGGGTAAATCTTTTTGGCAAGTATTTACGCATGGGGGCAGAAATGCTACTGGGCTAGATGCAATTGAATGGGCTGCGAAAATGGCTTCATTAGGCGCAGGTGAATTATTAATTACGAGCATGGATCGAGACGGAACAAAAAAAGGTTTTGATCTCGAATTGATTAAGTCAATATCTGATAAAGTGGATGTGCCTATTATTGCTTCCGGAGGCGTTGGTGATCTTCAGCATCTTGTAGACGGTATAAAAATAGGTGGGGCTGATGCAGTCCTAGCAGCAAGTATATTTCACTTTGGAGAATATACAATCGATGAAGCAAAAGCGTTTATGAAGTCTAATCATATAGAGATTCGTCAATGA